A genomic stretch from Lathyrus oleraceus cultivar Zhongwan6 chromosome 2, CAAS_Psat_ZW6_1.0, whole genome shotgun sequence includes:
- the LOC127121919 gene encoding uncharacterized protein LOC127121919, whose translation MVRRRGADGRIPVRTLDRGASSSAAAAEPTGYPGGPYDTSLLVKYEHHVARHIWFGEERGPKKELKVAGHGLKLNSRVPLSIPTSSPQRTIYVEKWIAAY comes from the exons a tggttcgaagaagaggtgcagatggccggattccagtccgcacgttagaccggggtgcatcttcatctgcagctgcagctgagccgactggatatccaggagggccgtacgatacatcgcttttggtgaagtacgagcatcatgttgctcgacatatatggttcggtgag gaaagaggaccaaagaaagagttgaaggttgccGGACATGGACTGAAGTTGAATTCTAGGGTTCCATTGTCGATTCCAACCTCTTCACCGCAGAGAACGA TTTATGTTGAAAAATGGATTGCTGCTTATTGA